One window from the genome of Streptomyces sp. NBC_00708 encodes:
- the dapD gene encoding 2,3,4,5-tetrahydropyridine-2,6-dicarboxylate N-succinyltransferase — MTDTTSTRTTGAVAAGLATIAGDGSVLDTWFPAPELTAEPGPAGTERLGPDQAVNLLGEGAAKAIGVDARRGVEVVAVRTVIASLDDKPLDAHDVYLRLHLLSHRLVQPHGQNLDGIFGHLANVAWTSLGPVAVDDLERVRLNARAEGLHLQVTSVDKFPRMTDYVAPKGVRIADADRVRLGAHLASGTTVMHEGFVNFNAGTLGTSMVEGRISAGVVIGDGSDIGGGASTMGMLSGGGKERIVIGERCLVGAEAGVGIALGDECVVEAGLYVTAGTRVTLPDGQVVKARELSGASNILFRRNSVTGAVEARPNNAVWDGLNDVLHSND, encoded by the coding sequence ATGACCGACACGACTTCCACCCGCACCACCGGCGCCGTCGCCGCCGGCCTCGCCACGATCGCCGGCGACGGTTCCGTCCTCGACACCTGGTTCCCCGCACCCGAGCTCACCGCCGAGCCCGGTCCCGCCGGAACCGAGCGGCTCGGCCCCGACCAGGCCGTCAACCTGCTCGGCGAGGGCGCCGCCAAGGCCATCGGCGTGGACGCCCGCCGCGGGGTCGAGGTCGTCGCCGTGCGCACGGTCATCGCCTCGCTCGACGACAAGCCGCTCGACGCCCACGACGTCTACCTGCGCCTGCACCTGCTCTCGCACCGCCTGGTCCAGCCGCACGGGCAGAACCTGGACGGCATCTTCGGCCACCTCGCCAACGTCGCCTGGACCTCGCTCGGCCCGGTCGCCGTCGACGACCTGGAGCGGGTCCGGCTCAACGCCCGCGCCGAGGGCCTGCACCTCCAGGTGACCTCCGTGGACAAGTTCCCGCGCATGACGGACTACGTGGCGCCGAAGGGCGTGCGGATCGCCGACGCCGACCGGGTGCGCCTCGGCGCGCACCTCGCCTCCGGCACGACCGTCATGCACGAGGGCTTCGTCAACTTCAACGCCGGCACGCTCGGCACGTCCATGGTCGAGGGCCGCATCTCCGCCGGCGTCGTCATCGGTGACGGCTCGGACATCGGCGGCGGCGCCTCCACGATGGGCATGCTCTCCGGCGGCGGCAAGGAGCGCATCGTGATCGGCGAGCGCTGCCTGGTCGGCGCGGAGGCCGGGGTCGGCATCGCGCTCGGCGACGAGTGCGTCGTCGAGGCCGGGCTCTACGTCACCGCTGGCACGCGCGTCACCCTGCCGGACGGCCAGGTGGTCAAGGCCCGCGAGCTCTCCGGGGCCTCGAACATCCTCTTCCGCCGCAACTCGGTCACCGGTGCCGTCGAGGCCCGCCCGAACAACGCGGTCTGGGACGGCCTCAACGACGTCCTGCACAGCAACGACTGA
- a CDS encoding lipase, producing the protein MTALVPPHPSRARRSRTVVRAIAAAACCGLLLSGPAASAASAPAPAATVPAEASGRGTLVSAERLYTLDTPQAVIADLTAAGFAADTVRYGVTAYRLIYRTVDAHGRPTTASGLVAVPLRSPDRLHTVSFAHGTGSHKNDAPSAQRAAFVSAPVIAHASAGAFAVGPDYLGLGQGPGLHPWMDIGSETTASLDMLRAAHAFAPRTGHVLEREVMVTGFSQGASAALGLGRALQAGADSWFRLGALAPVSGAYDFGGAELRALMAGGLDPKSSVIYAAYTLVAFNRLHDIYDRPEEVFQDAYAGTVEALFDGAHTGQELMRGTPETLDGLLTAHGRELLTHPTGALADALRTTDAVCTDWTPRAPVRLYTASGDEQATTENTANCRAALASKGVRVPVDDLGAVDYHGSRHLGSNVAATPRIVRWFAGLSRH; encoded by the coding sequence ATGACAGCACTCGTCCCCCCGCACCCGTCCCGCGCCCGCCGCTCCCGGACAGTCGTCCGGGCCATCGCGGCGGCCGCCTGCTGCGGCCTGCTGCTGAGCGGCCCGGCCGCCTCGGCGGCCTCGGCCCCGGCCCCCGCCGCCACCGTGCCGGCCGAGGCGTCCGGCCGGGGCACCCTGGTCTCCGCCGAGCGGCTGTACACGCTGGACACCCCGCAGGCCGTGATCGCCGACCTGACCGCGGCCGGGTTCGCCGCGGACACGGTCCGGTACGGCGTCACCGCCTACCGCCTGATCTACCGGACCGTCGACGCGCACGGGAGGCCCACCACGGCGAGCGGGCTCGTCGCCGTGCCGCTGCGGAGCCCGGACCGGCTGCACACCGTCTCCTTCGCCCACGGCACCGGCAGCCACAAGAACGACGCGCCGTCCGCGCAGCGCGCCGCCTTCGTCTCCGCACCGGTGATCGCCCACGCCTCGGCGGGCGCCTTCGCGGTCGGACCCGACTACCTCGGGCTCGGCCAGGGGCCGGGACTCCACCCCTGGATGGACATCGGCTCGGAGACCACGGCCTCCCTGGACATGCTCCGGGCCGCCCACGCCTTCGCACCCCGCACCGGGCACGTCCTGGAACGCGAGGTCATGGTCACCGGCTTCTCGCAGGGCGCGTCGGCCGCCCTGGGGCTCGGCCGGGCCCTCCAGGCCGGTGCGGACTCCTGGTTCCGGCTCGGTGCGCTGGCCCCGGTCAGCGGCGCGTACGACTTCGGGGGCGCGGAGCTGCGCGCGCTGATGGCGGGCGGCCTGGACCCGAAGTCCAGCGTGATCTACGCCGCGTACACGCTGGTCGCCTTCAACCGCCTGCACGACATCTACGACAGGCCCGAAGAGGTCTTCCAGGACGCGTACGCCGGCACGGTCGAAGCTCTTTTCGACGGCGCGCACACCGGGCAGGAGCTGATGCGGGGCACCCCGGAGACGCTGGACGGCCTGCTGACCGCGCACGGCCGCGAGCTCCTGACGCACCCCACGGGCGCGCTGGCCGACGCGCTGCGCACCACCGACGCCGTCTGCACCGACTGGACGCCCCGCGCACCGGTCCGCCTCTACACGGCCTCCGGCGACGAGCAGGCGACGACCGAGAACACCGCGAACTGCCGGGCGGCGCTGGCGAGTAAGGGCGTGCGCGTCCCGGTCGACGATCTCGGTGCGGTCGACTACCACGGCTCGCGCCACCTGGGGTCCAACGTGGCGGCCACCCCGCGGATCGTGCGCTGGTTCGCCGGGCTGTCCCGGCACTGA
- the sufD gene encoding Fe-S cluster assembly protein SufD: MAEAQNIPAGSTTAGSIAVAAESTVATRMSAPPSFDVADFPVPHGREEEWRFTPLARLRGLHDGTAVATGSGVKVAIDAPQGVTVETVGRDDARLGRAGKPVDRVAAQAYSSFEQAHVVTVPKEAVLTEPIRIAVHGEGGVAYGHQVVELGAFAEAVVVIDHTGDAVLAANVDYVLGDGAKLTVVSVQDWDERAVHVGQHNALVGRDASFKSVVVTFGGDVVRLHPRIAYAGTGGEAELFGLYFTDKGQHQEHRLLVDHNTPHCKSNVAYKGALQGDDAHAVWIGDVLIQAAAEGTDTYEMNRNLVLTDGARVDSVPNLEIETGEIVGAGHASATGRFDDEQLFYLQSRGIPAEEARRLVVRGFFAELVQQIGLPDVEARLLDKIEAELEASV, from the coding sequence GGTCCACCACCGCCGGTTCCATCGCGGTGGCCGCGGAGTCGACCGTCGCCACCCGCATGAGCGCACCCCCGTCCTTCGACGTCGCGGACTTCCCCGTCCCGCACGGCCGCGAGGAGGAGTGGCGGTTCACCCCGCTGGCGCGGCTGCGCGGCCTGCACGACGGGACCGCCGTCGCCACCGGCAGCGGTGTGAAGGTCGCGATCGACGCCCCGCAGGGTGTCACGGTCGAGACCGTCGGCCGGGACGACGCCCGGCTCGGCAGGGCCGGCAAGCCGGTGGACCGGGTGGCCGCGCAGGCCTACTCGTCCTTCGAGCAGGCCCACGTGGTCACGGTCCCCAAGGAGGCCGTGCTCACCGAGCCGATCCGGATCGCCGTGCACGGCGAGGGCGGTGTCGCCTACGGCCACCAGGTCGTGGAGCTGGGTGCCTTCGCCGAGGCCGTCGTCGTCATCGACCACACCGGCGACGCGGTGCTCGCCGCCAATGTGGACTACGTCCTGGGCGACGGTGCCAAGCTGACCGTCGTCTCCGTGCAGGACTGGGACGAGCGCGCCGTCCACGTCGGCCAGCACAACGCGCTGGTCGGCCGGGACGCCTCGTTCAAGTCCGTCGTCGTCACCTTCGGCGGTGACGTGGTCCGGCTGCACCCCCGGATCGCGTACGCGGGCACCGGTGGCGAGGCCGAGCTGTTCGGCCTCTACTTCACCGACAAGGGCCAGCACCAGGAGCACCGCCTCCTGGTCGACCACAACACCCCGCACTGCAAGTCCAACGTGGCCTACAAGGGCGCGCTCCAGGGCGACGACGCGCACGCGGTGTGGATCGGCGACGTGCTCATCCAGGCCGCCGCCGAGGGCACCGACACCTACGAGATGAACCGCAACCTGGTCCTGACCGACGGTGCGCGGGTCGACTCGGTGCCGAACCTGGAGATCGAGACCGGCGAGATCGTCGGCGCCGGCCACGCCTCGGCGACCGGCCGCTTCGACGACGAGCAGCTGTTCTACCTCCAGTCGCGCGGCATCCCGGCCGAGGAGGCCCGCCGCCTCGTCGTGCGCGGCTTCTTCGCCGAGCTGGTCCAGCAGATCGGTCTGCCGGACGTCGAGGCCCGGCTGCTCGACAAGATCGAGGCCGAGCTGGAGGCGTCGGTCTGA
- a CDS encoding VOC family protein encodes MTLRFYQLSVDAHDLPAQARFWSAALDWRILYEDEDEIVIGADETALPGMCFLSVPEDKAVKNRLHIDLSPDDRDAEVERLIGLGARRADVGQTPDATWVVLTDPEGNEFCVLRPKKTLTD; translated from the coding sequence ATGACCCTGCGCTTCTACCAGCTCTCCGTCGACGCCCACGACCTGCCCGCCCAGGCCCGCTTCTGGAGTGCGGCCCTGGACTGGCGGATTCTCTACGAGGACGAGGACGAGATCGTCATCGGCGCCGACGAGACGGCCCTGCCCGGGATGTGCTTCCTGTCCGTGCCGGAGGACAAGGCGGTCAAGAACCGGCTGCACATCGACCTCTCCCCGGACGACCGGGACGCCGAGGTCGAGCGTCTGATCGGGCTCGGTGCCCGGCGCGCCGACGTCGGCCAGACACCGGACGCGACCTGGGTGGTACTGACCGACCCCGAGGGCAACGAGTTCTGCGTCCTGCGCCCGAAGAAGACGCTCACCGACTGA
- the sufC gene encoding Fe-S cluster assembly ATPase SufC translates to MATLEIRDLHVSVEADNATKEILKGVDLTVKQGETHAIMGPNGSGKSTLAYSLAGHPKYTITSGTVTLDGEDVLEMSVDERARAGLFLAMQYPVEIPGVSVSNFLRTSATAVRGEAPKLRTWVKEVKETMAGLQMDPSFAERNVNEGFSGGEKKRHEILQLELLKPKVAILDETDSGLDVDALRIVSEGVNRVRETGEVGTLLITHYTRILRYIKPDFVHVFANGRIAESGGAELADKLENEGYEAYVKGGAAA, encoded by the coding sequence ATGGCAACGCTTGAAATCCGCGACCTGCACGTTTCCGTCGAGGCCGACAACGCCACGAAGGAGATCCTCAAGGGCGTCGACCTGACCGTGAAGCAGGGCGAGACCCACGCCATCATGGGCCCCAACGGGTCCGGCAAGTCCACCCTCGCGTACTCCCTCGCAGGCCACCCCAAGTACACGATCACCAGTGGCACGGTCACCCTGGACGGCGAGGACGTCCTGGAGATGTCCGTCGACGAGCGGGCCCGCGCCGGCCTGTTCCTCGCCATGCAGTACCCGGTCGAGATCCCCGGTGTCTCGGTCTCCAACTTCCTGCGCACCTCCGCCACCGCCGTCCGCGGCGAGGCCCCCAAGCTGCGTACCTGGGTGAAGGAGGTCAAGGAGACGATGGCCGGCCTCCAGATGGACCCGTCCTTCGCCGAGCGCAACGTCAACGAGGGCTTCTCCGGCGGCGAGAAGAAGCGCCACGAGATCCTTCAGCTGGAGCTCCTCAAGCCGAAGGTCGCCATCCTCGACGAGACCGACTCCGGCCTCGACGTCGACGCGCTGCGCATCGTCTCCGAGGGCGTCAACCGGGTCCGCGAGACCGGCGAGGTCGGCACCCTGCTGATCACGCACTACACCCGGATCCTCCGGTACATCAAGCCCGACTTCGTGCACGTGTTCGCCAACGGCCGGATCGCCGAGTCCGGCGGCGCCGAGCTGGCCGACAAGCTGGAGAACGAGGGCTACGAGGCATACGTGAAGGGTGGCGCTGCCGCGTGA
- a CDS encoding metal-sulfur cluster assembly factor codes for MSDNETVTTKPASEEEVREALYDVVDPELGIDVVNLGLIYGIHIDDANIATLDMTLTSAACPLTDVIEDQAKSATDGIVSELRINWVWMPPWGPDKITDDGREQLRALGFNV; via the coding sequence ATGAGCGACAACGAGACCGTGACGACCAAGCCGGCCTCCGAGGAGGAGGTCCGCGAAGCGCTGTACGACGTGGTCGACCCCGAGCTGGGCATCGACGTCGTCAACCTGGGGCTGATCTACGGCATCCACATCGACGACGCCAACATCGCCACCCTCGACATGACCCTGACGTCCGCGGCCTGTCCGCTGACCGATGTCATCGAGGACCAGGCGAAGTCCGCGACGGACGGCATCGTCAGCGAACTCCGGATCAACTGGGTCTGGATGCCCCCGTGGGGCCCCGACAAGATCACGGACGACGGCCGCGAGCAGCTGCGCGCGCTGGGCTTCAACGTCTGA
- a CDS encoding SUF system NifU family Fe-S cluster assembly protein, translating to MKLDSMYQEVILDHYKHPHGRGLRDGDAEVHHVNPTCGDEITLRVRYDGETIADVSYEGQGCSISQASASVLNELLVGKELGEAQKIQAAFLELMQSKGQLEPDDAMEEVLEDAIAFAGVSKYPARVKCALLSWMAWKDATAQALSEGKTA from the coding sequence GTGAAGCTTGATTCCATGTACCAGGAAGTGATCCTGGACCACTACAAGCACCCTCATGGGCGCGGCCTGCGAGACGGCGACGCCGAGGTGCATCACGTCAATCCGACGTGCGGTGACGAGATCACGTTGCGGGTGCGGTACGACGGCGAGACCATCGCCGATGTGAGCTACGAGGGCCAGGGCTGCTCCATCAGCCAGGCCAGCGCCTCCGTACTGAACGAGCTGCTGGTCGGCAAGGAACTGGGCGAGGCGCAGAAGATCCAGGCCGCGTTCCTGGAGCTGATGCAGTCGAAGGGGCAGCTGGAGCCCGACGACGCGATGGAGGAGGTGCTGGAGGACGCGATCGCGTTCGCCGGTGTCTCCAAGTACCCGGCCCGGGTCAAGTGCGCGCTGCTGAGCTGGATGGCGTGGAAGGACGCGACGGCGCAGGCGCTGTCCGAAGGGAAGACCGCATGA
- a CDS encoding TetR family transcriptional regulator, whose product MARRYDPERRSRIIDAAIRVVGERGIAGLSHRSVAAEADVPLGSTTYHFASLDELLIAALRRTNENFAAVMRESRGLADPDADLAAELARLLGRFFAGGRGRAELEYELYLAALRRSALRPVAAEWTDATAALLQPRTGPATARALVALMDGICLQVLLTGGEYDEAYAREMLGRVAG is encoded by the coding sequence ATGGCACGGCGGTACGACCCCGAGCGGCGCTCCCGGATCATCGACGCGGCGATCCGGGTGGTCGGCGAGCGGGGCATCGCCGGGCTCAGTCACCGCTCCGTCGCCGCCGAGGCCGATGTGCCGCTCGGCTCGACGACGTACCACTTCGCCTCGCTCGACGAGCTGCTGATCGCCGCCCTGCGCCGGACCAACGAGAACTTCGCCGCCGTCATGCGCGAGAGCCGGGGCCTCGCGGACCCGGACGCCGACCTCGCGGCCGAACTCGCCCGGCTGCTGGGGCGGTTCTTCGCCGGCGGCCGCGGCCGGGCCGAGCTGGAGTACGAGCTGTACCTCGCCGCCCTGCGCAGGTCCGCGCTGCGCCCGGTCGCCGCCGAGTGGACCGACGCCACCGCCGCCCTGCTCCAGCCGCGCACCGGCCCGGCCACCGCGCGGGCGCTGGTCGCCCTGATGGACGGCATCTGTCTCCAGGTGCTCCTCACCGGCGGCGAGTACGACGAGGCGTACGCCCGCGAGATGCTGGGTCGGGTCGCCGGCTGA
- a CDS encoding winged helix-turn-helix transcriptional regulator has translation MPQRISQADADCAIAQALDVVGDWWTLLIVRDTARGVHRFDALQRELGVSRKVLTERLRLLVDAGVLTREPYQERPVRYEYRLTPRGRALLPVLIALQDWGDAWVMGDGETMATTEESSREAARVHALRGTRVPELTLARSTGGSQDPVAGTPYTVLYFFPGAYARQESYPPGWSGIPGARGCTLESCTYRDRLADFTAAGASVHGVSTQRPDEQQAFAEAERLRFPLLSDADLELTAALRLPTFRAGGVVRAKRLTLVVDRDRTVREVLYPVTDIEDSVRAALAAVEGADSL, from the coding sequence ATGCCCCAGCGCATCAGCCAGGCCGACGCGGACTGCGCCATCGCGCAGGCGCTCGACGTGGTCGGCGACTGGTGGACCCTGCTGATCGTGCGGGACACCGCACGCGGGGTGCACCGGTTCGACGCGCTCCAGCGGGAACTGGGCGTCTCCCGGAAGGTCCTCACCGAACGGCTGCGGCTGCTGGTCGACGCGGGGGTCCTGACCCGCGAGCCGTACCAGGAGCGGCCGGTGCGGTACGAGTACCGGCTGACCCCGCGCGGCCGCGCCCTGCTGCCGGTACTGATCGCGCTCCAGGACTGGGGCGACGCATGGGTGATGGGAGACGGGGAGACGATGGCGACCACGGAGGAGTCCTCACGGGAGGCCGCGCGGGTGCACGCACTGCGCGGCACCCGGGTACCGGAACTGACCCTGGCCCGGAGCACCGGCGGCAGCCAGGACCCGGTGGCCGGCACCCCGTACACCGTCCTGTACTTCTTCCCCGGGGCCTACGCCCGCCAGGAGTCCTATCCGCCCGGCTGGTCCGGTATCCCCGGCGCCCGCGGCTGCACGCTCGAATCGTGCACCTACCGCGACCGGCTGGCGGACTTCACGGCGGCGGGCGCGAGCGTGCACGGCGTCTCCACGCAACGCCCCGACGAACAGCAGGCGTTCGCCGAGGCCGAGCGGCTGCGCTTCCCGCTCCTGTCGGACGCGGACCTGGAACTGACCGCCGCACTGCGCCTGCCGACGTTCCGCGCCGGCGGAGTCGTCCGCGCCAAGCGGCTGACCCTGGTGGTGGACCGGGACCGCACGGTCCGCGAGGTGCTGTACCCGGTCACGGACATCGAGGACAGCGTGCGGGCCGCGCTCGCGGCGGTCGAGGGTGCGGACAGCCTCTGA
- a CDS encoding bifunctional 3-phenylpropionate/cinnamic acid dioxygenase ferredoxin subunit, translating into MAFVKACALSELEDDTPKRVELDGTPVSVVRTEGEVFAINDICSHANVSLSEGEVEDCSIECWLHGSSFDLRTGKPSGLPATRPVPVYPVKIEGDDVLVSVTQES; encoded by the coding sequence ATGGCCTTCGTGAAAGCCTGCGCGCTGAGCGAGCTGGAGGACGACACCCCCAAACGGGTGGAGCTCGACGGCACGCCGGTCTCCGTCGTCCGCACCGAGGGCGAGGTGTTCGCGATCAACGACATCTGCTCGCACGCGAACGTCTCGCTGTCCGAGGGCGAGGTCGAGGACTGCTCGATCGAGTGCTGGCTGCACGGTTCCAGCTTCGACCTCCGCACCGGCAAGCCGTCCGGTCTTCCCGCGACGCGCCCCGTCCCCGTATACCCCGTCAAGATCGAAGGGGACGATGTGCTCGTCTCCGTCACCCAGGAGTCCTGA
- a CDS encoding cysteine desulfurase — MTQLPGLLDTEAIRKDFPLLDRTVHDGKKIVYLDSAATSQKPRQVLDALNAYYERHNANVHRGVYTIAEEATALYEGARDKVAAFINAPSRDEVIFTKNASESLNLVANMLGWADEPYRVDHETEIVTTEMEHHSNIVPWQLLSQRTGAKLKWFGITDDGRLDLSNIDEIITEKTKIVSFTLVSNIMGTHNPVEQIVRRAQEVGALVCVDASQAAPHMVLDVQALQADFVAFTGHKMVGPTGIGVLWGRQELLEDLPPFLGGGEMIETVSMHSSTYAPAPHKFEAGTPPIAQAVGLGAAVDYLSAIGMENIHRHEQAITAYAVKRLLEVPDLRIIGPATAENRGATISFTLGDIHPHDVGQVLDEQGIAVRVGHHCARPVCLRYGIPATTRASFYLYSTPAEVDALVDGLEHVRNFFG; from the coding sequence GTGACACAGCTGCCGGGCCTCCTCGACACCGAGGCGATCCGCAAGGACTTCCCCCTGCTGGACCGTACGGTCCACGACGGGAAGAAGATCGTCTACCTGGACAGTGCCGCGACCTCGCAGAAGCCGCGCCAGGTTCTCGACGCCCTCAACGCGTACTACGAGCGGCACAACGCCAACGTGCACCGGGGCGTGTACACGATCGCGGAGGAGGCCACGGCGCTGTACGAGGGCGCCCGTGACAAGGTCGCCGCGTTCATCAACGCGCCCAGCCGCGACGAGGTGATCTTCACCAAGAACGCCTCGGAGTCGCTCAACCTGGTGGCCAACATGCTCGGCTGGGCCGACGAGCCCTACCGGGTCGACCACGAGACCGAGATCGTCACCACGGAGATGGAGCACCACTCCAACATCGTTCCCTGGCAGCTGCTCTCGCAGCGCACGGGCGCGAAGCTGAAGTGGTTCGGCATCACCGACGACGGCCGGCTGGACCTGTCCAACATCGACGAGATCATCACCGAGAAGACGAAGATCGTCTCCTTCACGCTGGTCTCGAACATCATGGGCACCCACAACCCGGTCGAGCAGATCGTCCGCCGCGCCCAGGAGGTCGGTGCGCTCGTCTGCGTCGACGCCTCCCAGGCGGCCCCGCACATGGTGCTCGACGTGCAGGCGCTCCAGGCCGACTTCGTGGCCTTCACCGGTCACAAGATGGTCGGCCCGACCGGCATCGGCGTGCTCTGGGGACGGCAGGAACTCCTGGAGGACCTGCCCCCGTTCCTCGGCGGCGGCGAGATGATCGAGACCGTGTCGATGCACTCCTCGACCTACGCCCCCGCGCCGCACAAGTTCGAGGCCGGTACGCCCCCGATCGCCCAGGCCGTCGGCCTCGGCGCGGCCGTGGACTACCTCTCGGCGATCGGCATGGAGAACATCCACCGCCATGAGCAGGCCATCACCGCCTACGCGGTGAAGCGGCTCCTGGAGGTGCCGGACCTCAGGATCATCGGCCCGGCCACCGCGGAGAACCGCGGCGCGACGATCTCCTTCACGCTCGGCGACATCCACCCGCACGACGTGGGGCAGGTGCTGGACGAACAGGGCATCGCGGTCCGGGTCGGCCACCACTGCGCCCGCCCGGTCTGCCTGCGGTACGGAATTCCTGCGACGACGCGAGCGTCGTTCTATCTGTACTCCACGCCCGCCGAGGTCGACGCCCTGGTGGACGGCCTGGAACACGTCCGGAACTTTTTCGGTTAG
- a CDS encoding MFS transporter, which translates to MGMLTGVPRTVRLLALGAFFNAMVSFTFVYLFVYLTGPRGLTVPQAGLLTGIGGVGLVAGNFTGGWFGDRYGHRRMLLLGSCVGGAVLVALPVLPLPALYAVLPLAQYATGVVRAANAALVAVSVPGGGRRQSFALTRFASNGGFTVGPPVGALIAARFSYDWLFLLDGVGTLLFACYAARILPARGTAHSRSAPPPPGAPGLWRELRARPAVPVLLAAIVCVDLVYRQQYSTLPVFLADHGHGTAFYGWLIAVNGGVILCLELPAAHALRARAPLGIVGTGLLLVGAGYALLIPGDGAAFAVLMMVSLTLGEILYKTTATAYVADQAPAHAQGRFQSLYAGASISGQVLAPPLGGALYATAPALLWPACAVLACLAGCAVLAARRLPVSPVPVPAARRPDAETGSPARPRSG; encoded by the coding sequence ATGGGGATGCTGACGGGCGTTCCGCGCACTGTGCGGCTGCTCGCCCTCGGGGCGTTCTTCAACGCGATGGTGAGCTTCACCTTCGTCTACCTCTTCGTCTATCTGACGGGCCCGCGCGGGCTCACCGTCCCCCAGGCCGGGCTGCTCACCGGCATCGGCGGCGTCGGTCTGGTCGCGGGCAACTTCACCGGCGGCTGGTTCGGCGACCGCTACGGACACCGCCGGATGCTGCTGCTCGGCTCCTGCGTCGGCGGCGCCGTGCTCGTCGCCCTGCCGGTGCTGCCGCTCCCCGCCCTGTACGCGGTCCTGCCGCTCGCCCAGTACGCCACCGGCGTGGTGCGCGCCGCGAACGCCGCGCTGGTGGCCGTCTCCGTGCCCGGGGGCGGCCGGCGCCAGAGCTTCGCGCTGACCCGCTTCGCCTCCAACGGCGGTTTCACCGTCGGACCGCCCGTCGGCGCCCTGATCGCCGCCCGTTTCTCGTACGACTGGCTGTTCCTCCTCGACGGCGTGGGCACCCTCCTCTTCGCCTGCTACGCGGCCCGCATCCTCCCCGCCCGGGGCACCGCGCACTCCCGCTCCGCGCCGCCGCCGCCCGGCGCGCCGGGGCTGTGGCGCGAACTGCGGGCCAGGCCCGCCGTGCCGGTGCTGCTCGCCGCGATCGTCTGCGTGGACCTCGTCTACCGCCAGCAGTACTCCACCCTGCCGGTCTTCCTCGCGGACCACGGCCACGGCACCGCGTTCTACGGCTGGCTCATCGCCGTCAACGGCGGGGTCATCCTCTGCCTGGAACTGCCCGCCGCCCACGCTCTGCGCGCCCGCGCGCCGCTGGGCATCGTCGGCACCGGGCTGCTGCTGGTCGGGGCCGGGTACGCGCTGCTGATCCCCGGGGACGGGGCCGCCTTCGCCGTCCTGATGATGGTCTCCCTGACCCTCGGCGAGATCCTGTACAAGACCACCGCCACGGCGTACGTCGCCGACCAGGCCCCCGCACACGCGCAGGGCCGCTTCCAGAGCCTGTACGCGGGCGCCTCCATCAGCGGCCAGGTCCTCGCTCCGCCGCTGGGCGGCGCCCTCTACGCCACCGCCCCCGCACTGCTCTGGCCCGCCTGTGCGGTGCTGGCGTGTCTGGCGGGCTGTGCGGTGCTCGCCGCGCGGCGGCTGCCCGTGTCCCCCGTGCCGGTGCCGGCGGCGCGACGCCCGGACGCTGAGACCGGTTCGCCCGCGCGGCCCCGGTCCGGTTAG
- a CDS encoding multidrug efflux SMR transporter: MGYGLLAAAIAAEVAGTTAMKYSEGFTRLWPSLITVAGYLLAFSLLAQTLKTLSVGTAYAIWAGVGTAAVALIGMVFLGESAGPLKVAGVLLVIAGVVVLNLGGAH; encoded by the coding sequence ATGGGATACGGACTGCTCGCCGCGGCCATAGCGGCGGAGGTGGCGGGGACGACCGCCATGAAGTACAGCGAGGGATTCACCCGGCTGTGGCCCTCGCTGATCACCGTCGCCGGTTATCTACTGGCCTTCTCCCTGCTGGCCCAGACCCTGAAGACCCTGTCGGTGGGCACCGCCTACGCGATCTGGGCGGGCGTCGGCACCGCCGCCGTCGCCCTCATCGGCATGGTGTTCCTGGGGGAGTCCGCCGGCCCGCTGAAGGTGGCCGGGGTGCTGCTGGTCATCGCCGGTGTGGTGGTGCTCAACCTGGGCGGGGCGCACTGA